One genomic region from Rosa rugosa chromosome 1, drRosRugo1.1, whole genome shotgun sequence encodes:
- the LOC133726387 gene encoding granule-bound starch synthase 2, chloroplastic/amyloplastic — MASIKSVPFVIETKAESSVLLHSENSRRLRFPFFTHRRRRAGEVSLISGSASGCSQAVGLCSGQISSCTKGQLWRVKPVRAIRKVSGEGVEDKGESEDALQATIEKSKKVLAMQRDLLQQIAERRKLVSSITSSTVEEEEEDQEEVDSFEQEDSFSDVESSGGGNDTIEEQNDSIASSSYGHSTAEKELETVPSAVSRSFSEIEKEHEETVPLNKAPYEAESTKHVNKTSAKSEWSDSLPSFISTTVETSSLKDEEEHVDLKEPSLQEVNVGVTDPTIEDMKPPPLAGPNVMNIILVAAECAPWSKTGGLGDVAGALPKALARRGHRVMVVAPRYGNYAEPQDLGVRKGYKVDGQHMEVAYFHSYIDGVDFVFIDSPMFRHMENNIYGGKREDILKRMVLFCKAAVEAPWHVPCGGICYGDGNLAFIANDWHTALLPVYLKAYYRDNGLMIYTRSILVIHNIAHQGRGPVSDFSFVDLPQHYLDLFKLYDPVGGEHFNIFAAGLKTADRVVTVSHGYAWEVKTPEGGWGLHGIINENHWKLSGIVNGIDNKDWNPQFDVFLRSDGYTNYSLETLQTGKPQCKAALQKELGLPIREDVPLIGFIGRLDPQKGVDLIAQAIPWMMDQDVQLVMLGTGRPDLEQMLKEFEHQHRDKVRGWVGFSVETAHRITAGVDILLMPSRFEPCGLNQLYAMNYGTVPVVHAVGGLKDTVHPFNPYEESGLGWTFDSADTGKLIHALGNCIYTYREYKQSWEGIQRRGMMQDLSWDNAAQKYEEVVVAAKYQW, encoded by the exons ATGGCTTCCATAAAGTCTGTGCCTTTTGTGATCGAGACCAAGGCTGAGAGCTCTGTGCTGCTCCACAGCGAGAACAGTCGCCGGCTCCGATTCCCATTCTTCACTCACCGGCGGAGGAGGGCCGGTGAGGTGAGTCTGATCAGTGGTTCAGCAAGTGGGTGTTCACAAGCTGTGGGGTTGTGTAGTGGGCAGATTAGTTCTTGCACAAAAGGTCAGCTTTGGAGAGTGAAGCCTGTTAGAGCAATTCGTAAGGTCTCTGGGGAAGGTGTGGAGGACAAAGGTGAATCAGAGGATGCGCTTCAGGCCACCATTGAAAAGAGCAAGAAGGTTCTTGCTATGCAAAGAGACCTACTTCAACAG ATTGCTGAAAGAAGGAAACTGGTATCTTCTATAACAAGTAGTactgtagaagaagaagaagaagatcaagaagaggtTGATTCTTTTGAACAAGAGGATTCTTTTTCGGATGTAGAAAGTTCAGGTGGTGGTAATGACACTATTGAAGAACAAAATGACAGCATTGCTTCAAGCAGCTATGGTCATTCAACTGCAGAAAAGGAACTAGAAACAGTACCTTCTGCTGTTAGTAGAAGCTTTAGTGAAATTGAGAAGGAGCATGAAGAAACTGTGCCTCTTAATAAGGCTCCCTATGAGGCAGAGTCCACAAAGCATGTGAATAAGACTAGTGCCAAGTCAGAGTGGTCCGATTCTCTGCCATCTTTTATTTCAACTACTGTTGAGACATCCTCTCTGAAAGATGAAGAAGAGCATGTAGATCTGAAAGAACCAAGTTTACAGGAGGTCAATGTTGGGGTAACGGATCCTACAATCGAAGACATGAAGCCCCCTCCTTTGGCTGGGCCCAATGTCATGAATATCATATTGGTGGCAGCAGAATGTGCTCCGTGGTCGAAAACAG GTGGGCTTGGAGATGTTGCTGGAGCTTTACCAAAGGCTTTGGCTCGGCGTGGCCATAGGGTTATG gtTGTGGCACCTCGGTATGGCAATTATGCTGAGCCTCAAGATTTAGGAGTCCGGAAAGGATATAAAGTAGATGGCCAG CATATGGAAGTAGCATACTTTCACTCCTATATTGATGGCGTAGATTTTGTCTTCATTGACTCTCCTATGTTCCGTCACATGGAGAATAATATATATGGAGGAAAGCGTGAG GATATCTTAAAGCGGATGGTGTTATTTTGCAAGGCTGCTGTTGAG GCCCCTTGGCATGTTCCCTGTGGTGGCATTTGCTATGGTGATGGAAACTTGGCTTTCATTGCAAATGACTGGCATACTGCACTGTTGCCAGTGTATTTGAAGGCGTACTATCGAGACAATGGCTTGATGATATATACAAGGTCCATCCTTGTAATCCATAACATAGCTCACCAG GGTCGTGGGCCAGTAAGTGATTTCTCCTTTGTTGATCTTCCACAACACTACTTGGACCTTTTCAAATTGTATGATCCCGTTGGAGGGGAGCACTTCAATATCTTTGCAGCTGGTTTGAAGACAGCCGACCGTGTGGTTACTGTAAGTCATGGATATGCCTGGGAGGTTAAAACACCTGAAGGTGGTTGGGGATTGCATGGGATCATAAATGAAAATCACTGGAAACTCAGCGGCATTGTTAATGGAATTGATAATAAAGACTGGAATCCACAGTTTGATGTTTTCTTGAGATCAGATGGTTATACAAACTACTCCCTAGAGACACTTCAGACTGGCAAGCCTCAGTGTAAGGCAGCTTTACAGAAGGAGCTGGGTTTGCCGATCCGTGAGGATGTCCCTTTAATTGGTTTCATTGGGAGACTGGATCCCCAGAAAGGTGTTGATCTTATAGCACAGGCGATTCCGTGGATGATGGATCAAGATGTGCAACTAGTCATGTTAGGCACTGGAAGACCTGACCTGGAACAGATGCTGAAAGAGTTTGAACATCAACACAGAGACAAGGTCAGGGGATGGGTTGGTTTTTCTGTAGAAACAGCTCATAGAATAACTGCCGGTGTAGACATTTTGCTCATGCCATCGAGATTTGAGCCTTGTGGACTGAACCAACTATATGCCATGAACTATGGGACAGTTCCAGTCGTTCATGCTGTTGGTGGACTCAAAGATACTGTACATCCTTTCAATCCATATGAGGAGTCAGGACTTGGGTGGACATTTGACAGTGCTGATACAGGTAAGCTCATCCATGCATTAGGTAATTGCATATATACTTATCGAGAGTACAAGCAGAGTTGGGAAGGAATCCAGAGACGAGGGATGATGCAAGACCTAAGTTGGGACAATGCTGCTCAGAAGTATGAGGAGGTTGTTGTGGCTGCAAAGTACCAATGGTGA
- the LOC133733784 gene encoding uncharacterized protein LOC133733784: MLENAALHRDVVEKIQRILNQHNPFVQTFHHLAQRPDLQNCRLIIREQAANQHQYSLPSASQVAAIIVGTNDVENLTGRDIVVQTKQGQLLNIQDCVGYYDPLQYPLLFPYGTYGWDVNSRNNNGQKLTCRDYYAYILQIRQYDDSLLLRGGRLLQQYVVDNYVKIETQKLRWIRSNQSTLRRELYDGLHDSLNAGENNAGNIGRKTILPSSFIGSPRDMHQRYQDAMALVQKYGKPDIFLTMTCNPNWEEINAELLPGQVAQDRPDLTTIIFRAKFEELKNDVIKKGVLGTVVAYVYVIEFQKRGLPHVHMLLMLSDDDKLNNPDDYDHIVRAEIPNQNEEPELYNAVLGHMIHGPCGVHRRNAPCMKRGSCKRGYPKPFSVTTFQGNDSYPVYRRRDNQSDMQSNGNQNRPLDNSWVIPYNPWLLTKYDCHINVEICCSIKSVKYLYKYVYKGPDRVTFEVRPEANQDEIRNFVDARWVCAPEALWRMFKFVMNRMYPSVERLQIHLPNRHNVFFNATESVTAILANERSSMTMLTEFFTKNTYFESARQYLYREFPEHYKWDGRHKTWEARETNQKVIGRIYTVSPSEGEKFYLRVLLNHVRGPKSFEDLRTVDGVLQPTFKKAVEERGLLEDDESIRQCLREASNIRMPSSLRRLFVTILVYCMPHEVRSLWDEFYPFMIEDYPSTSTTDNVRITNRLLRDLNELLVQHSKSVFDYDLPEMTQDGGENSSMPRLIQDEISINIPQEDRDAVHHLNEDQTFAYNSIISAIECHDNAIFFVDGPGGTGKTYLYRALLASLRSNDHIVLATATSGIAATILPGGRTTHSRFKIPLNLDASSTCYISKQSDLAELIRKSSAIVWDEAPMMNRYGFEALDRTFRDITSVDLPFGGKVMIFGGDFRQVLPVIHKGTRSEMVQASLINASFWKDVKILRLTQNMRSINDPDFSEFLLRVGNGEQPTVVEDIIQIPWPMIIPWENEESINQLVNQVFPNLDRHVNDAGYMVERAIITPKNDDVDVLNERIIQHFPGPERILYSFDSVEDDTRNMYQQEFLNSISPSGMPPHQLIIKKGAPIMLLRNIDPKMGLCNGTRLTCRGAYNNLIDAEILTGHFSGTRVFLPRIALKSAESSGLPFEMTRKQFPVKLSFALTINKSQGQTIPNVGIYLPDHVFSHGQLYVALSRGVSEASTKVLVKKGHHEIANLKSRKEDNFSKEKESVNASV, encoded by the exons ATGTGGTTGAAAAAATACAAAGAATTTTGAATCAACATAACCCATTTGTGCAAACATTTCATCACCTAGCTCAGCGTCCGGATTTGCAAAATTGCAGACTCATCATTAGAGAGCAAGCTGCAAACCAACATCAGTACAGTTTGCCTTCAGCATCCCAGGTTGCTGCAATAATAGTGGGTACAAATGATGTGGAAAATCTGACAGGTCGTGATATTGTTGTACAAACAAAGCAAGGCCAGCTTCTAAATATTCAAGATTGTGTTGGGTACTATGATCCCTTACAGTATCCATTATTGTTCCCATATGGAACATATGGATGGGATGTGAATAGTAGGAATAATAATGGTCAAAAATTGACGTGTCGTGACTATTATGCATATATTTTGCAG ATCCGTCAATATGATGATTCACTTTTACTCCGAGGGGGCCGTCTATTGCAACAATATGTCGTGGATAATTACGTCAAAATTGAAACACAAAAGTTGAGATGGATTCGCAGCAATCAAAGTACTCTTCGACGTGAGTTGTATGACGGACTACATGACTCACTTAATGCTGGTGAAAATAATGCAG GTAACATTGGTCGCAAGACTATTTTACCATCATCTTTTATTGGAAGTCCACGTGATATGCACCAAAGATATCAGGATGCAATGGCTTTGGTCCAAAAATATGGAAAGCCGGATATTTTTCTCACAATGACATGTAATCCAAATTGGGAAGAAATAAATGCAGAGTTATTACCTGGTCAAGTGGCACAAGATCGCCCGGATCTAACTACTATAATTTTTCGTGCCAAATTTGAAGAGTTAAAGAATGATGTTATTAAAAAAGGAGTCTTGGGTACTGTTGTTGCATACGTATATGTCATCGAGTTTCAAAAACGTGGTCTCCCACATGTTCATATGCTTCTCATGTTGAGTGACGATGATAAACTAAACAACCCAGATGATTATGACCACATTGTTCGGGCTGAAATTCCAAATCAAAATGAAGAGCCAGAGTTATACAATGCAGTGTTGGGGCACATGATACACGGTCCATGTGGGGTACATAGGCGAAATGCTCCATGTATGAAGCGTGGGAGCTGCAAACGAGGCTATCCAAAGCCATTTTCAGTAACCACATTTCAAGGAAATGATTCTTATCCTGTTTATCGTAGACGAGACAATCAATCAGATATGCAATCTAATGGCAATCAAAATAGACCACTGGATAATAGTTGGGTTATCCCCTATAATCCATGGTTACTCACAAAATATGATTGTCATATCAATGTGGAAATTTGTTGCAGCATTAAGAGTGTCAAGTATTTGTATAAATATGTCTACAAAGGTCCAGACAGAGTAACATTTGAAGTTCGGCCTGAAGCAAATCAAGATGAAATAAGAAACTTTGTTGATGCAAGATGGGTTTGTGCACCAGAAGCTTTGTGGAGGATGTTTAAATTCGTGATGAATCGAATGTATCCATCAGTTGAACGATTGCAAATTCATCTTCCAAATCGACACAATGTTTTCTTTAATGCCACTGAAAGTGTAACAGCAATTCTGGCAAATGAAAGAAGCTCGATGACAATGCTCACAGAATTTTTTACTAAGAATACTTATTTTGAAAGTGCACGTCAATACTTATATCGAGAGTTTCCTGAGCATTACAAATGGGATGGGAGACATAAAACATGGGAAGCAAGGGAGACCAACCAAAAAGTCATTGGAAGAATTTACACAGTGTCACCTTCAGAAGGAGAAAAGTTTTACTTGCGTGTTCTTCTTAATCATGTTCGAGGACCTAAGTCATTTGAGGATTTAAGGACAGTTGATGGGGTCTTACAACCGACATTCAAGAAAGCAGTTGAAGAACGTGGTTTGTTAGAAGATGACGAAAGTATTAGACAATGTCTACGTGAGGCCTCTAATATACGTATGCCGTCATCTTTAAGAAGATTGTTTGTCACCATCCTGGTTTATTGCATGCCCCATGAAGTACGCAGTTTGTGGGATGAATTTTATCCATTCATGATAGAGGATTATCCTTCTACGAGCACCACGGACAATGTACGTATCACAAATAGACTTTTACGAGACTTGAACGAGTTGTTGGTGCAGCACAGTAAGTCCGTTTTTGATTATGACTTGCCAGAAATGACTCAAGATGGTGGTGAAAATTCTTCAATGCCAAGGCTAATACAAGATGAAATTTCAATTAACATTCCTCAAGAAGACCGGGATGCAGTTCATCATTTGAATGAGGATCAAACTTTTGCATACAATTCCATAATATCTGCTATTGAGTGTCATGACAATGCCATATTTTTTGTTGATGGTCCAGGAGGAACTGGAAAGACATACTTATATCGTGCATTATTAGCAAGCTTGAGAAGCAATGATCATATTGTATTGGCAACAGCAACTTCTGGCATAGCAGCAACAATACTACCTGGTGGGAGGACGACACACTCTAGGTTTAAAATTCCTCTTAATCTTGATGCATCTTCAACATGTTATATTAGTAAACAATCTGATTTAGCAGAGTTGATAAGAAAGTCATCGGCAATTGTTTGGGATGAAGCACCAATGATGAATCGATATGGGTTTGAAGCTCTTGATCGAACATTTAGAGACATAACAAGTGTCGATTTGCCATTTGGAGGAAAGGTGATGATCTTCGGGGGTGATTTCCGACAAGTTCTTCCTGTTATCCATAAGGGTACGAGATCTGAGATGGTGCAAGCCAGTTTGATTAATGCTTCATTTTGGAAGGATGTGAAGATTCTTCGTTTGACGCAGAATATGAGATCCATCAACGATCCAGATTTCTCAGAGTTCTTACTTCGTGTTGGTAATGGAGAACAACCAACTGTGGTTGAAGACATAATACAAATACCTTGGCCCATGATCATACCATGGGAGAATGAAGAATCAATCAACCAGTTGGTTAATCAAGTCTTCCCTAATTTGGATCGTCATGTAAATGATGCCGGGTACATGGTTGAAAGAGCAATAATTACTCCAAAAAATGATGATGTTGACGTACTCAATGAAAGAATCATACAACACTTTCCAGGGCCTGAACGAATCTTATACTCTTTCGACTCAGTTGAGGATGACACCAGAAATATGTATCAACAAGAATTTTTAAATTCGATTTCACCTTCTGGTATGCCGCCACATCAATTGATTATAAAGAAAGGTGCCCCAATTATGCTTTTGAGGAATATTGACCCAAAGATGGGGTTGTGCAACGGTACAAGATTGACTTGCCGCGGAGCATATAACAATCTAATTGATGCAGAGATTTTAACAGGACATTTTTCGGGAACTAGAGTTTTCTTGCCAAGAATCGCTCTTAAGAGTGCCGAAAGTTCTGGACTCCCGTTTGAGATGACAAGAAAGCAGTTCCCCGTAAAGTTGAGTTTTGCACTTACCATAAATAAATCACAAGGCCAGACAATACCAAATGTTGGTATTTACCTTCCTGATCATGTGTTCAGCCATGGACAGCTGTACGTGGCTTTATCGAGAGGAGTTTCAGAGGCAAGCACCAAAGTTTTGGTAAAAAAAG GACACCATGAGATTGCTAATCTTAAGAGCCGCAAGGAAGATAACTTTTCAAAGGAAAAAGAATCCGTGAATGCAAGTGTGTAG